The following coding sequences lie in one Streptomyces sp. NBC_00510 genomic window:
- a CDS encoding toll/interleukin-1 receptor domain-containing protein produces MNGTTSRPLVFLSRSEPPGCTCTCWPARRSVIGLLEAAGCEPIVIDRQTLVPGQDWMEAISDGMGNAHGMVLLASPHAVESPHVQNELAMAELRNRHDGFPIILVLLPEIDREGLEASRLGSLSPTRRQNIDWPVDGDLADVVRDITPQLELMRAQVNEDRVHQRVVQHLREVDGPVLSRAGDRLGVSREILLPLMHHRVAEGLLTERSSEPQDDPLRAALTELLPLQATSGSREVIELSVTHARVPASDSRRINEVLTAPAAPRAAVLPAHSTETARRFVHRASGQPVAWDHFVVPIDVGSGVAESLIAGVRDHLTEVDVHDLETLLQHEHDFGPVVVIVPHPPDPDLVARLGEEFPAGVLFLFVVDGDLVGTAPDPLPRLQGLPRPHEEEMNRTIRTFVRRYAGRN; encoded by the coding sequence ATGAACGGGACGACGTCGCGCCCGCTGGTCTTCCTCAGCCGCAGCGAACCGCCCGGCTGCACCTGCACCTGCTGGCCGGCCAGGAGATCGGTGATCGGCCTGCTCGAGGCCGCCGGCTGCGAACCGATCGTGATCGACAGGCAGACCCTGGTGCCGGGCCAGGACTGGATGGAGGCCATATCCGACGGCATGGGCAACGCCCACGGCATGGTGCTGCTCGCGTCGCCGCACGCCGTCGAGTCACCGCACGTCCAGAACGAGCTGGCCATGGCGGAACTGCGCAACCGGCACGACGGCTTCCCCATCATCCTCGTGCTGCTCCCCGAGATCGACCGGGAGGGCCTGGAGGCCAGCAGGCTCGGTTCGCTCAGTCCCACCCGGCGGCAGAACATCGACTGGCCCGTCGACGGGGACCTCGCCGACGTCGTCAGGGACATCACTCCCCAACTGGAGCTGATGCGGGCCCAGGTGAACGAGGACCGGGTGCACCAGCGGGTCGTCCAGCACCTGCGCGAGGTCGACGGGCCCGTCCTGAGCCGTGCCGGGGACCGGCTCGGTGTCTCGCGGGAGATCCTGCTGCCCCTGATGCACCACCGCGTCGCCGAGGGGCTGCTCACGGAACGCAGCAGTGAGCCCCAGGACGATCCGCTGCGCGCGGCCCTCACCGAACTCCTGCCGCTCCAGGCGACCTCCGGATCCCGCGAGGTGATCGAACTCAGCGTCACCCATGCCCGGGTCCCCGCATCGGACTCCCGGCGCATCAACGAGGTGCTCACGGCCCCGGCCGCCCCGCGGGCCGCGGTGCTGCCCGCCCACTCCACCGAGACCGCCCGGCGCTTCGTCCACCGCGCCAGCGGACAGCCCGTGGCCTGGGACCACTTCGTCGTGCCCATCGACGTGGGTTCCGGCGTCGCGGAGAGCCTCATCGCCGGCGTCCGGGACCACCTGACCGAGGTCGACGTCCACGACCTGGAGACCCTGCTGCAGCACGAGCACGACTTCGGACCGGTGGTGGTGATCGTGCCGCATCCCCCGGACCCCGACCTCGTGGCGCGGCTCGGCGAGGAGTTCCCGGCGGGTGTCCTCTTCCTCTTCGTGGTGGACGGCGACCTGGTCGGCACCGCGCCCGATCCGCTGCCGCGGCTGCAGGGGCTGCCCCGCCCGCACGAGGAGGAGATGAACCGCACCATACGCACCTTCGTGCGCCGCTACGCGGGCCGCAACTGA
- the fxsT gene encoding FxSxx-COOH system tetratricopeptide repeat protein, whose amino-acid sequence MTHDSGGPGAQGPGTVVTFYSFKGGTGRTMAMANVAWILATNGKRVLVMDWDLEAPGLHRYFAPFLRDPELSSTPGVIDLVREFERMSPHLTDGLRTYARVDRHAHSLECSFPGGGFIEFVSSGRRTPEYSENVNTYDWRGFYENRNGKAFLHALREDMQAGYDYALIDSRTGFSDTSGITTLLLPDVLVNCFTFNVQSVDGGANVARDVRRFAPHVTILPVPMRVDPAEQDRLDTARQHARSRFQEFLDESAHPDPDRYWGDIEIPYRPYYAYEEVLATLKDPIRNQGTLLAAYERLTSVITRGEVTAIGHMAEEQRASLVKRFDRVPAAGAATPRVRIDHALRDRLWAEWIADQLKAAGVTVTLRPSSATAMAPVPATAADTVLALLSPDFVNTNVAEELVTLVETADRRGDGPRILGLRTREFQTPTALASLPGFSLVGMTAATALERVTALIGVPALNEPVAGRTRYPGEAPSTFKAPPRYNLFTGRDQELDKFWDDLGQDSLDDVHTPADRLFLYGLGGMGKTQIALEYVHRFGAQYDLVHWIPAEQTDLIPQSLANLGVQLGVQGETAEDLAMATLAELESGRRGKWLLVYDNAANDEETRQSGRRLEDYLPSNGPGHVIITARESDSGPATVEVGVFRRAESVALLRRRVENLTRQDADRIAEELGDLPMAVELAAAWLRETGMPVDTYLEQVRSRVGEVLSAGPAGEFERQTQLPAVWRLSVERLRAERPAAVRLLELCSFFSPEPIADSLLYSDGMRNELAQSDSALRDPMIMGYLIRDLSRYALARLEGRSLQVHRLLQALVREWMAVDPDALARTRSQAHLVLASALPSPSQGEDHPASLQRFAELRPHLEPSGAIESVDPQVGEWVVSQVRNLWLVKDHLAAIGLGRRALDAWTANRGADDPLTLRLAAQLANPLRSMGRYAEAFELDSDTLRRQREHPALGLAHPHTLITARNVGADLNGLGRYAEACESDADTLDRYRRSVGNDHPDTLRAINNYGVSLNLIGRPREALALAEEAYQTARQVLGVRSPACSRYALGAALDRREMGDYQGSLELLLETRQHYVALSGEHSPEVMRTDASLSVTRRRLGEFRAAEALSRTTYDQYRRRYGERHPETLACAANLSCDLLALAGTQSDPSFDEGREIAERNHANYHTTLGAEHPFTLAAATNLIIARRLGGEPLAALDLGRPTLAALERRVSGGHPAAVACRADVAGVLAQLERYDEAVAEDERAHREFLSLFGDRHPRVLCGEYNLAVDRMRVGDPGAEDRVREITRRSAARFGDTHPTTVAMREQRRIDFELEMPPI is encoded by the coding sequence ATGACGCACGACTCGGGCGGTCCCGGCGCCCAGGGGCCCGGCACCGTAGTGACGTTCTACTCGTTCAAGGGCGGTACGGGCCGCACCATGGCCATGGCGAACGTCGCCTGGATCCTGGCCACGAACGGCAAACGGGTCCTGGTCATGGACTGGGACCTGGAGGCGCCGGGTCTGCACCGCTACTTCGCCCCCTTCCTGCGGGACCCCGAACTGAGCTCCACGCCGGGCGTGATCGACCTCGTCCGCGAATTCGAGCGGATGAGCCCGCACCTGACGGACGGCCTGCGGACGTACGCACGCGTCGACCGCCACGCGCACTCGCTGGAGTGCTCCTTCCCCGGCGGCGGCTTCATCGAGTTCGTCTCCTCGGGCCGCCGCACCCCGGAGTACTCCGAGAACGTCAACACCTACGACTGGCGCGGCTTCTACGAGAACCGGAACGGGAAGGCGTTCCTGCACGCCCTGCGCGAGGACATGCAGGCGGGCTACGACTACGCGCTGATCGACAGCCGCACGGGCTTCAGCGACACCTCGGGCATCACCACGCTCCTGCTGCCCGACGTCCTGGTGAACTGCTTCACCTTCAACGTCCAGTCCGTCGACGGCGGCGCGAACGTCGCGCGCGACGTCCGCAGGTTCGCCCCCCATGTGACGATCCTGCCGGTCCCGATGCGCGTCGACCCCGCCGAGCAGGACCGGCTGGACACCGCCCGGCAGCACGCGCGCAGCCGTTTCCAGGAGTTCCTCGACGAATCCGCGCACCCGGACCCGGACCGGTACTGGGGCGACATCGAGATCCCCTACCGCCCCTACTACGCCTACGAAGAGGTCCTGGCGACCCTGAAGGACCCGATCCGCAACCAGGGCACGTTGCTCGCCGCCTACGAACGCCTCACGTCCGTCATCACGCGCGGCGAGGTGACCGCGATCGGGCACATGGCGGAGGAGCAGCGGGCGTCGCTGGTCAAGCGGTTCGACCGAGTGCCCGCGGCCGGCGCGGCCACCCCGCGGGTCCGCATCGACCACGCCCTGCGCGACCGGCTGTGGGCCGAGTGGATCGCCGACCAGCTCAAGGCGGCGGGCGTGACGGTGACACTGCGCCCCAGCAGCGCCACCGCGATGGCGCCCGTCCCCGCGACCGCCGCGGACACCGTCCTGGCGCTGCTGTCACCGGACTTCGTGAACACCAACGTCGCCGAGGAACTGGTCACCCTGGTCGAGACCGCCGACCGCCGCGGCGACGGTCCGCGGATCCTCGGCCTGCGGACCCGCGAGTTCCAGACCCCGACGGCGCTGGCGAGCCTCCCCGGGTTCTCCCTGGTCGGGATGACGGCCGCGACGGCGCTGGAGCGGGTGACCGCGCTCATCGGGGTGCCGGCCCTCAACGAGCCCGTCGCGGGCCGCACCCGGTACCCGGGCGAAGCCCCCTCGACGTTCAAGGCCCCGCCCCGGTACAACCTGTTCACCGGCCGGGACCAGGAGCTGGACAAATTCTGGGACGACCTCGGCCAGGACTCCCTGGACGACGTGCACACGCCGGCGGACCGCCTCTTCCTCTACGGGCTCGGCGGCATGGGCAAGACGCAGATCGCCCTGGAGTACGTCCACCGCTTCGGTGCCCAGTACGACCTGGTGCACTGGATCCCCGCGGAGCAGACCGACCTGATCCCGCAGAGCCTGGCGAACCTGGGCGTCCAGCTGGGCGTCCAGGGCGAGACCGCCGAGGACCTGGCCATGGCGACCCTGGCCGAGCTGGAGAGCGGCAGGCGGGGCAAGTGGCTGCTGGTCTACGACAACGCGGCGAACGACGAGGAGACCCGCCAGAGCGGCCGCCGGCTCGAGGACTACCTGCCCTCCAACGGGCCGGGGCACGTCATCATCACCGCGCGGGAGTCCGACAGCGGCCCCGCCACCGTCGAAGTGGGCGTCTTCCGGCGGGCGGAGAGCGTCGCGCTGCTCCGGCGCCGGGTGGAGAACCTGACCCGTCAGGACGCGGACCGGATCGCCGAGGAACTCGGCGACCTGCCCATGGCCGTGGAACTCGCCGCGGCATGGCTCCGGGAGACCGGGATGCCGGTGGACACCTACCTGGAACAGGTGCGCAGCCGCGTCGGTGAAGTGCTGAGCGCCGGCCCCGCGGGGGAGTTCGAGCGGCAGACCCAACTGCCCGCCGTCTGGCGGCTGTCCGTGGAGCGGCTGCGCGCGGAGCGGCCGGCGGCGGTCCGCCTGCTGGAACTGTGCTCGTTCTTCTCACCCGAGCCGATCGCGGACTCCCTGCTCTACAGCGACGGCATGCGCAACGAGCTGGCGCAGTCCGACTCCGCGCTCCGCGACCCGATGATCATGGGCTACCTCATCCGCGATCTGAGCAGGTACGCCCTCGCCCGCCTGGAGGGACGCTCGCTGCAGGTGCACCGGCTCCTGCAGGCCCTGGTCCGCGAGTGGATGGCGGTGGACCCCGACGCCCTGGCGCGCACCCGGAGCCAGGCCCACCTCGTGCTGGCCAGCGCGCTCCCCTCGCCCTCGCAGGGGGAGGACCACCCGGCGTCGCTCCAGCGTTTCGCGGAGCTCCGCCCGCACCTCGAACCGTCCGGAGCCATCGAGAGCGTCGACCCGCAGGTCGGCGAGTGGGTGGTGAGCCAGGTCCGCAACCTGTGGCTGGTCAAGGACCACCTGGCGGCGATCGGTCTGGGGCGCCGGGCCCTGGACGCGTGGACCGCGAACCGTGGTGCCGACGACCCGCTCACCCTGCGCCTGGCGGCTCAGCTGGCCAACCCGCTCCGCTCGATGGGCCGTTACGCCGAGGCCTTCGAACTGGACTCGGACACCCTGCGCAGGCAGCGCGAGCACCCGGCGCTCGGTCTCGCCCACCCGCACACCCTCATCACCGCCCGCAACGTCGGCGCCGACCTGAACGGTCTGGGCCGCTACGCGGAGGCCTGCGAGTCCGACGCGGACACCCTGGACCGGTACCGCCGGTCGGTGGGGAACGACCACCCGGACACGCTCCGCGCCATCAACAACTACGGCGTGTCGCTGAACCTCATCGGACGCCCCCGTGAGGCGCTGGCACTCGCCGAGGAGGCGTACCAGACGGCCCGTCAGGTGCTGGGGGTCAGGAGCCCCGCCTGTTCGCGCTACGCGCTCGGCGCCGCCCTGGACCGCCGCGAGATGGGCGACTACCAGGGCTCGCTCGAACTGCTGCTGGAGACCAGGCAGCACTACGTCGCCCTGTCCGGGGAGCACTCGCCCGAGGTGATGCGCACCGACGCCTCGCTCTCCGTGACCCGTCGCCGGCTCGGCGAGTTCCGGGCGGCCGAGGCCCTGTCCCGGACGACGTACGACCAGTACCGGCGCCGGTACGGCGAGCGGCACCCGGAGACGCTGGCCTGCGCGGCGAACCTCAGTTGCGACCTGCTCGCGCTGGCCGGCACGCAGAGCGACCCGTCCTTCGACGAGGGCCGGGAGATCGCCGAGCGGAACCACGCGAACTACCACACGACGCTGGGCGCCGAGCACCCGTTCACGCTCGCCGCGGCGACCAACCTGATCATCGCCCGCAGGCTGGGCGGCGAACCGCTGGCCGCCCTCGACCTGGGGCGTCCGACGCTCGCCGCGCTCGAACGGCGCGTGAGCGGCGGGCATCCGGCGGCGGTCGCCTGCCGGGCCGACGTGGCGGGGGTCCTCGCCCAGCTGGAGCGGTACGACGAGGCGGTGGCGGAGGACGAGCGCGCGCACCGCGAGTTCCTGTCCCTCTTCGGCGACCGGCACCCCCGCGTGCTCTGCGGTGAGTACAACCTCGCGGTCGACCGGATGCGCGTCGGCGACCCCGGAGCGGAGGACCGCGTGCGGGAGATCACGCGCCGGTCCGCCGCCCGGTTCGGGGACACGCATCCCACGACCGTCGCCATGAGGGAACAGCGGCGCATCGACTTCGAGCTGGAGATGCCGCCGATCTGA
- the fsxC gene encoding FxsC protein, with protein sequence MSRFYMSHIRGVDDEWTATLFRDLRNAVAARTGESPESVGVCGTPRSPEATVERMRGATTMVALYTPAYFGQSYCATEWSYFEHRAEVLWSRTGRSADAIIPVVWAPATEPLPPVVRRKGPLTADSTAYAREGLLHLLRLKARYAEDYRLVVAALADRVAAALGQHLPDAAGFDATGRRQGAPPLPPYPGHQTVSFVVAAAAADDLPGERTAREYYGTTPVDWSPYAPGRPGELASLLCDTAAELDLAPDVLALEESTVEQVGSGPRPEELVVLLVDAWAAKAERQQRLLTSLDAAVPEGTAVLEPRNQDDTQSWQHAEDLDAALDEVLPTLRGQATELERWGLPDEEKFTAALRKALVRAQNDAMKSAQVAQRLPTPTGGLDSFPLLGRSSS encoded by the coding sequence ATGAGCCGGTTCTACATGAGCCATATCCGCGGGGTCGACGACGAGTGGACGGCGACCTTATTCCGGGACCTCCGCAACGCGGTCGCCGCCCGGACCGGCGAGTCGCCCGAGTCGGTCGGAGTGTGCGGCACGCCCCGGTCACCCGAGGCCACGGTGGAGCGCATGCGCGGTGCGACCACCATGGTGGCGCTCTACACACCGGCGTATTTCGGCCAGTCCTACTGCGCCACCGAATGGTCCTACTTCGAACACCGGGCCGAGGTGCTGTGGTCCCGGACGGGACGCAGCGCGGACGCCATCATCCCGGTGGTCTGGGCGCCGGCCACCGAGCCGCTGCCCCCCGTCGTCCGGCGGAAGGGGCCGCTGACCGCCGACTCGACCGCCTACGCCCGTGAAGGACTGCTCCACCTCCTGCGCCTGAAGGCCCGGTACGCCGAGGACTACCGGCTCGTGGTGGCAGCCCTCGCGGACCGGGTGGCGGCCGCCCTCGGGCAGCACCTCCCGGACGCCGCCGGTTTCGACGCCACCGGCAGGCGACAGGGCGCACCGCCCCTCCCGCCGTACCCGGGACACCAGACGGTGAGCTTCGTCGTGGCCGCCGCGGCCGCCGACGACCTGCCGGGGGAACGGACCGCCCGCGAGTACTACGGCACCACGCCCGTCGACTGGTCCCCGTACGCACCCGGGCGGCCCGGTGAGCTGGCGTCCCTGCTCTGCGACACGGCGGCGGAACTGGACCTCGCCCCCGACGTCCTGGCGCTCGAGGAGAGCACCGTGGAACAGGTGGGCTCAGGACCGCGGCCGGAGGAACTGGTCGTCCTGCTGGTCGACGCCTGGGCGGCCAAGGCGGAGCGGCAGCAGCGCCTGCTGACCTCGCTCGACGCGGCCGTGCCCGAGGGCACCGCCGTGCTGGAACCGCGCAACCAGGACGACACCCAGTCGTGGCAGCACGCCGAGGACCTGGACGCCGCCCTCGACGAGGTGCTGCCCACGCTGCGCGGCCAGGCCACGGAACTGGAGCGCTGGGGACTGCCCGACGAGGAGAAGTTCACCGCCGCACTCCGCAAGGCCCTGGTCCGCGCCCAGAACGACGCCATGAAGTCCGCACAGGTCGCTCAGCGCCTGCCCACGCCCACAGGCGGCCTCGACTCGTTCCCCCTGCTCGGAAGGTCTTCCTCATGA
- a CDS encoding FxsB family radical SAM/SPASM domain protein, producing MEGTRPIHEFVVKVHGLCNLACSYCYVYELRDSSWQRKPAVLSRALAERLAARIAEHAERHRLPSVRVVLHGGEPLLAGRRRVEHLLQSVREAAHGITSVEFAAQTNGTLLNPGWMDLFRRYGVRVGVSLDGGRDASDRHRRTRGGQSSHVAAERGIGLLRRAENAGLYGGLLCTVDLANEPLGVYESLLSHRPPVIDLLLPHATWEFPPPGHDPATAPYGRWLLAVFDRWYAAPVRETRIRMFETIMDLVLGGKATAEAVGLDRPPFVVVDTDGSIEQPDSLKAAYEGATAMGLDIGADDFDTAADHPLLREQGRGLSSLSPQCRACDVVRLCGGGLRAHRYRPSNGFANPSVYCADLKLLTEHIRDRVTADVRALIGGAS from the coding sequence ATGGAGGGGACGCGGCCCATCCACGAGTTCGTGGTGAAGGTGCACGGCCTGTGCAACCTCGCCTGCTCGTACTGCTACGTCTACGAACTCCGCGACAGCAGCTGGCAGCGCAAGCCCGCCGTGCTGTCGCGTGCCCTCGCCGAGCGCCTGGCCGCACGGATAGCCGAGCACGCCGAGCGTCACCGGCTGCCGTCCGTCCGGGTCGTCCTGCACGGCGGTGAGCCCCTGCTGGCGGGACGGCGACGGGTCGAGCACCTGCTGCAATCGGTGCGCGAGGCGGCGCACGGAATCACGTCCGTGGAATTTGCCGCACAGACCAACGGGACGCTGCTGAACCCTGGTTGGATGGACCTGTTCCGCCGCTACGGTGTGCGCGTGGGGGTGAGCCTCGACGGAGGCAGGGACGCCAGCGACCGCCACCGGCGCACACGTGGGGGGCAGAGCAGCCACGTTGCTGCCGAGAGGGGGATCGGGCTGTTGCGGCGCGCGGAGAACGCCGGCTTATACGGCGGCCTGCTGTGTACGGTCGACCTCGCCAATGAACCCCTCGGTGTCTACGAGTCGCTGCTGAGCCACCGGCCCCCGGTCATCGACCTGCTGCTCCCGCACGCGACCTGGGAGTTCCCGCCGCCGGGCCACGACCCCGCGACGGCCCCCTACGGCCGGTGGCTGCTCGCGGTCTTCGACCGCTGGTACGCGGCGCCGGTCCGCGAGACCCGGATCCGGATGTTCGAGACGATCATGGATCTGGTGCTCGGCGGCAAGGCGACGGCCGAAGCCGTCGGGCTCGACCGCCCGCCGTTCGTGGTCGTCGACACCGATGGGTCGATCGAACAGCCGGACTCGCTCAAGGCGGCGTACGAAGGCGCCACCGCCATGGGCCTGGACATCGGTGCGGACGACTTCGACACCGCCGCCGACCATCCGCTGCTGCGGGAGCAGGGCCGCGGGCTGAGCTCCCTCTCCCCGCAGTGCCGGGCCTGCGACGTGGTGCGGCTGTGCGGGGGCGGGCTGCGGGCGCACCGCTACCGCCCCTCGAACGGGTTCGCCAATCCGAGCGTCTACTGCGCCGATCTGAAACTGCTGACCGAGCACATCAGGGACCGGGTGACCGCCGACGTCCGCGCTCTGATCGGAGGGGCGTCATGA
- a CDS encoding esterase-like activity of phytase family protein: protein MLPKRTYAALTTAAVAAGTLVAASPASAHHPHVTPTFQRTATYPVFQNRPAGEDPATATVAEISAVSEDGRTLVYTDALARRIGFLDIGRPGSPRGLGTLSLAELGDAEDEPTSVAVVGQYVLVVVNTSSGYSTPSGRLDVISLRDRKRVTSIDLGGQPDSITITKDKRYAAIAIENERDEEATPPGGEEGDLPQAPAGFVQIVDLKATSPQHWRTRAVPLTRPDGGALPVLTAAGIVEPTDPEPEYVAVNGRNQLVVTLQENNGLVLVDLPTGRITKAFSAGTATVHGIDTVKDGVIDQTGSITDVRREPDAVNWIDDRYFATANEGDWKGGTRGWTVFDSQTGKVVWDAGNSFERLAVRYGLHNEDRAGKKGTEPEGVVVATFHGVRYAFVGSERSNFVAVYDVSRPTAPVFRQMLATTNGPEGLLPIPSRDLLAVSSEEDDASVNVRSSVSLFQLGKGTPSFPGIVSAPDSTGAPIGWGALGALSAVPGRPHELYTVTDAAYSVTKIMTIDTSRKPVVITRALTVKDADGKPVGYDAEGIYARPQGGFWLAVEGATGDGNKLVRLDRDGVTRQVVTLPADVAAGLAKQGFEGVTATTDGNGREVVWATLQREVKGDPAGVVRIGRYDVQSGTWSWFGYRIGTTDTPGDWIGLSEITAVGDKLALIERDKLNGPAAKIKRVYTVDMPKSAAPSGPLQVLPKKLAHDVLPDLRATNGWTQEKLEGLTVGGDGHVYAVTDNDALADATGETVFLDLGSGKKVFGQR, encoded by the coding sequence ATGCTCCCCAAGAGAACCTACGCCGCGCTCACGACCGCGGCTGTCGCTGCCGGCACGCTGGTGGCCGCGAGCCCCGCGAGTGCCCACCACCCGCACGTGACGCCGACCTTCCAGCGCACCGCCACCTACCCGGTCTTCCAGAACCGCCCGGCGGGCGAGGACCCGGCCACGGCGACCGTCGCCGAGATCTCGGCCGTCAGCGAGGACGGCCGCACCCTGGTCTACACCGACGCCCTGGCGCGCCGGATCGGCTTCCTCGACATCGGCAGGCCGGGCAGCCCGCGCGGCCTCGGCACCCTGTCGCTGGCCGAGCTCGGCGACGCCGAGGACGAGCCCACCTCCGTGGCCGTGGTCGGCCAGTACGTGCTGGTCGTGGTCAACACCAGCAGCGGCTACTCCACCCCCTCCGGACGTCTCGACGTCATATCCCTGCGCGACCGCAAGCGGGTCACCAGCATCGACCTGGGCGGCCAGCCGGACTCCATCACCATCACCAAGGACAAGCGGTACGCCGCGATCGCGATCGAGAACGAGCGCGACGAGGAGGCGACCCCGCCCGGCGGCGAGGAGGGCGACCTGCCCCAGGCCCCGGCCGGCTTCGTGCAGATCGTCGACCTCAAGGCCACCTCGCCGCAGCACTGGCGCACCCGGGCCGTACCGCTGACCCGGCCCGACGGCGGCGCGCTGCCCGTGCTGACCGCCGCCGGGATCGTGGAGCCCACCGACCCGGAGCCGGAGTACGTCGCCGTCAACGGCCGCAACCAGCTGGTGGTGACGCTGCAGGAGAACAACGGGCTGGTCCTGGTGGACCTGCCGACGGGCCGGATCACCAAGGCCTTCAGCGCCGGCACGGCCACCGTGCACGGCATCGACACCGTCAAGGACGGCGTCATCGACCAGACCGGCTCGATCACCGACGTACGGCGCGAGCCCGACGCCGTCAACTGGATCGACGACCGCTACTTCGCCACCGCCAACGAGGGCGACTGGAAGGGCGGCACGCGCGGCTGGACCGTCTTCGACAGCCAGACCGGCAAGGTCGTGTGGGACGCGGGCAACAGCTTCGAGCGCCTCGCGGTGCGCTACGGCCTGCACAACGAGGACCGCGCGGGCAAGAAGGGCACCGAGCCGGAGGGCGTGGTCGTCGCCACCTTCCACGGCGTGCGGTACGCCTTCGTCGGCTCCGAGCGCAGCAACTTCGTCGCCGTCTACGACGTCAGCCGGCCGACCGCCCCGGTCTTCCGCCAGATGCTGGCCACCACCAACGGCCCCGAGGGGCTGCTGCCGATCCCGTCGCGCGACCTGCTCGCGGTCTCCAGCGAGGAGGACGACGCCTCGGTCAACGTGCGGTCCTCGGTGAGCCTGTTCCAGCTGGGCAAGGGCACCCCGTCCTTCCCCGGCATCGTCTCGGCCCCGGACTCCACCGGCGCGCCGATCGGCTGGGGCGCGCTCGGCGCGCTGTCCGCCGTCCCCGGCAGGCCGCACGAGCTGTACACGGTCACCGACGCGGCGTACTCCGTCACCAAGATCATGACCATCGACACCTCGCGGAAGCCGGTGGTGATCACCCGGGCCCTGACCGTCAAGGACGCCGACGGCAAGCCGGTCGGCTACGACGCCGAGGGCATATACGCCCGTCCGCAGGGCGGCTTCTGGCTCGCCGTCGAGGGTGCGACCGGCGACGGCAACAAGCTGGTCCGGCTCGACCGCGACGGCGTGACCCGCCAGGTCGTCACGCTCCCGGCGGACGTCGCCGCGGGCCTGGCGAAGCAGGGCTTCGAGGGCGTCACCGCCACCACCGACGGCAACGGCCGCGAGGTCGTGTGGGCCACACTGCAGCGCGAGGTCAAGGGCGACCCGGCCGGGGTCGTCCGGATCGGCCGCTACGACGTGCAGTCGGGCACCTGGAGCTGGTTCGGCTACCGGATCGGCACCACGGACACCCCCGGCGACTGGATCGGCCTGTCCGAGATCACGGCGGTCGGCGACAAGCTCGCCCTGATCGAGCGGGACAAGCTGAACGGCCCGGCCGCGAAGATCAAGCGCGTGTACACGGTCGACATGCCGAAGTCCGCCGCACCGTCGGGCCCGCTCCAGGTGCTCCCCAAGAAGCTCGCCCACGACGTGCTGCCCGACCTCCGGGCGACGAACGGGTGGACCCAGGAGAAGCTCGAGGGGCTCACCGTGGGCGGTGACGGCCACGTCTACGCCGTGACCGACAACGACGCCCTGGCCGACGCCACCGGCGAGACGGTCTTCCTGGACCTCGGTTCCGGCAAGAAGGTCTTCGGGCAGCGCTGA
- a CDS encoding class I SAM-dependent methyltransferase has product MADEEFRDPRLAALYDALDDPGRGDLDAYTALVREYDARRVLDIGCGTGVFALRLAGLGIEVVAVDPAGAALDVARAKPGGERVRWIRGDATALPPLRVDLATMTANVAQAIDDPGVWRDTLRGAYEALRPGGRLVFETRDPAKRAWEGWNREASHRVVDVPGTGPVEHWVDLLDVSGPLVTFRWTYVLAAGREVLTSTSTLRFREREEVEAALTAQGYDLDEVRDAPDRPGREFVFLARRPEA; this is encoded by the coding sequence ATGGCTGACGAGGAATTCCGGGACCCGCGGCTCGCCGCGCTGTACGACGCCCTCGACGACCCCGGCCGCGGCGACCTCGACGCGTACACCGCGTTGGTGCGGGAGTACGACGCGCGCCGGGTCCTGGACATCGGCTGCGGAACGGGGGTGTTCGCCCTGCGTCTGGCCGGCCTCGGCATCGAGGTCGTCGCCGTCGACCCGGCCGGGGCGGCCCTCGACGTCGCCCGGGCCAAGCCGGGGGGTGAGCGGGTCCGGTGGATCCGCGGTGACGCGACGGCGCTGCCGCCGCTGCGCGTGGACCTGGCGACGATGACGGCCAACGTCGCCCAGGCGATCGACGACCCCGGGGTGTGGCGGGACACCCTGCGGGGGGCGTACGAGGCGCTGCGGCCGGGCGGCCGCCTGGTGTTCGAGACCCGGGACCCGGCGAAGCGCGCGTGGGAGGGCTGGAACCGCGAGGCGTCGCACCGGGTGGTGGACGTGCCGGGTACAGGACCGGTGGAGCACTGGGTCGACCTGCTGGACGTCAGCGGGCCGCTGGTGACGTTCCGTTGGACCTACGTCCTGGCCGCCGGCCGGGAGGTGCTGACCTCGACGTCCACCCTCCGGTTCCGGGAGCGGGAGGAGGTCGAGGCGGCGCTCACCGCGCAGGGGTACGACCTCGACGAGGTGCGGGACGCCCCGGACCGGCCCGGCCGGGAGTTCGTCTTCCTCGCGCGCCGTCCGGAGGCGTGA